Genomic segment of Benincasa hispida cultivar B227 chromosome 1, ASM972705v1, whole genome shotgun sequence:
tttgtttggaaaagattatattaggACATACATGCATTTGGTCAAAAAAAGTCTAGACTTCatacatgcgatcctaatacgtacaacttaatcaatcaatattgTATAGGCTATGacaattttgcaaacaagaacttcgataaattaatttgtcagatcaatttataaaaatttcattaagattaaatcaaatcatcccaaagagttcacaacaattaagttaaattaattagaaaaccttcaagaaaataaacataCGTCTCTTGCTCAACAGAAATTAGATAGGAGTTACTTTTTAATTCATAGATAAACCTAAGATACACGTCTGATCCAtcaattacaacccaaaataaaaagaaaaactaacctaaagatattaaaatctaaagggaaatgaagaagaatgaaaTTTAACTTCAGCCTCCATTGGTTCAGCCTCAAGATTTAGCATGTTTCGACCTAAAACCGAAGAGAGGTGTTTATAAAATTcttcgcagcgttgcaacgctagaaacaacgttgcaatgctcgaCAGAAGAGGGCCACGAGTGTCAGGgaaagcattgcaacgctgagcATTCTATCAaaaactcgatactcgatgtaCGATGCTcctttactcgatgctcgacgcTTGATTACTCGATAGCATTTTACTCGATTATACTCGACAATcttttactcgatggtactGGATGATACTCGATGGCCTTTTACTCGATTACTCGATGGTTGATTATACTCCATAgaactcgatggcattttggtaatttcaactcctttgaagccccgacgctcaaatcaactccaaattgcttcaaattaaccccgatTGGCTCCAAATTaccaattctacctcttggttgctcgatgcctacaaaatagggaaataaacacgtaaaatccaataacgagcccgaattaagctaggaataataacttttttttagagctatcactcaacaaatgaaaattaatattaattgagGAAGAAATTGAATACATGACCTTCTTGGACCACATAATCTATTGGCCTAAAAAGTTAAGATAGTAGATGaagaaaaatttaatattatatcacccGATAGTGTGTTAagtttatatatgaaataatgggtgaagacaaatttaatattatatcacctAACAATGtattaaatttgtacatgaTATATCATCTAATTTGATAGATTCAATCTAGTTGAACCATTTTAACAATGAAATTAatctatataattaaattgaatactttatattttgatgtttaagaatgttttaatttcttttactaCATTACAAATATCTACTAGTCATAgcaacaaattaaattaaattagtatagggagaataaaaaatagaaaaagagatttGCAGAGGTTAATGGAGGAAAAAAAACGGGTAGATGAAGGGTAAAATTGGAAAATGGGAAAGAATTGGATATGCAAAATCTGAGAggaatttatatataaataggGTAGAATTGGATTGGAAGTGGAAGAATAAGGAGTAAGGTGGAGGGGATTGTTAAGAAATGGATATCCAACTATTGTGTTCATGGGAACGCCACGAGAAGTTGCCGGAGAAGTATGAACGGCCTGAATCGGATAGGCCGCGGCTGTGGGAGGTGTGTGATTGGGACAACGTTCCAATCATCGACATGGGATGCGAGGAGAGAGGGAGGATTGTGAAGGAAGTGGGGGAGGCCTGCAAGTCCTACGGTTTTTTCCAGGTTTTAGAGATTAGTAGTAATAATTAGGGAATATTGTTGTGTTGTGTTTTGTTTTGTATGtacttataatttattatagGTTATCAACCATGGTGTGAGCAAGGAGTTGGTGGAGAAAATGATAGGAGTTGGGAAGCACTTCTTTGAGCTGCCGCTGGAGGAGAAGTTGAAATTTTATTCCGACGACCCTTCCAAGACCGTCAGACTCTCCACAAGTTTCAATGTCCGGAAGGAGCAATTTCACAACTGGAGGGATTATCTCAGACTCCATTGCTATCCTCTCTCCAACTACTCCCCTCATTGGCCCTCTAACCCACCTTCCTTCAGgttcctctcttttctctctctctcctttttcaTCCCATACATCTATAATTCTCTATTACAACACATACACTACTCTAcaaaaattcaattcaatttctATTACTTACTGCATGTTTATGTTTATACTTATTTTATCTTTCCTTCTATCATCTCTCTGTCATCTTTTCTAttataatacaaatttaattatcaGATAGACTGTTTTATCTTTATTAAATTAGAATCCGTACAGAATAGATTTCTAACTGAAAAAACTAccctctatatatatatatatatatattttgttaaataaGAAAAGGTGAGTGAACAATATTAAGTCTATAGAAAAGACATTACATAGAATTAAATAAACCAATGAATGGGGCTAAGTAGCATAGGTATAGGAGGCAGTCGTTTTTAATTTCTCTTCATGAACAGCAATAGGAGATGGAGTAATCCACAAGAACTACACATTTGAAGAATTGGGTTTAGAAAGGATTCAATAAACCAAATGGGACTCAGTTTTAAACTAGTGAAAAATGTTAAGCCACACACTTGAATTCAATAACGAAATTATagggggaaaaaaaggaaaaagcaaATTGTGGAATCCTATAtattttgttgttattattattattatcttgtAAAATGAGAGAAGAAAATGGCAGATATTTTGTTAAAATGAAGACGAGAAATTAGGAGATGGAAAAacatctttattttattttagtatatGTGTGTTTTCAATCTTGTTTGCTTGTGTCATGAAATTGTAGAAGAGAATTGTGAATTGGGGGGAAGTGGACAACGACCATTGACTCCGACAGGACAAGTAGGGTCCACGTAGTGGAAATTAGAAGTGTGCACCCACTTCAAGATTACGAACTTTAGGGATCTTCTTTCTCTCACCGTAGACAAACACAAACTTGAGAAATTATTCTACAGTACCGCACCTCCATTCATTGATTGTAGAGTCTATAAAATAAGTAAaagtaataaattaataaattatttaataacattttaaatataaaggaAAGAAATTGGTACTAAGGGTATTATTATATTCTCTCTCTCATAAATTTGGTCTATGTCTATTAAAATGGACGGCTGTGACGGCACCCATCTGCAAAACCCCCCCAATTCACACAACCCCACTCTCGTTTCAGTGGGCCCCATCCCATTTTCGGTTTAGTTTTTTAATACCTCACCTATGACGTCATCGCTCTAACCGCGTTGACGTAACCATCCCAATCATCCAACGCCCAACAATGCAACACGCCATCTTTCACGGATGCTCGTACTCCCACTATTTCGTACTTatcttttatgttattttaagtttaaatgggacaaatgttttattttaggacaaacttttaaatatattctttttagttcttaaattttaaatattattttattttaatcttgaaatttttaaaataattattttaatctttgaatttttaaaaatttttattttggcCTTTGatatattaagattttgttaaattttttataaaatgacaaaatgacttatatttttggataattaaactATCAAAATTAGTTAGACTAAAAAATCtagtatttcaattttaaataagatAACAAAACTAGAGAATTTAAAAGACgggtttagtttaaaattttgatcGTTCAGTATTTTGACGTCTATTAGTTATCATTTTACTTCACTTTCATCTTACTTAATATATCTAAAGCCAACTCATCCAAAAATACAAGCTCCCTCACACTTCTCGTAAAGAGttaacatatttttaatattatgaactaaaataaaaagtttagggattaaaacaaacatgttttaaagtttatagatcaaaataaaacaagattCAAAGTGGAGGGattaaaataggatttaaacctttattttattttaaacttttcacCTTCTTTTGTTGTTCCTATGAAATATTCATTCTTttaccaaaataatatatcaaggctaaattataaaaatttcctTCAACTTTGCACAActatcaaaagtttaaaaaatacctttaagtttttaaaaatagttcaaAAAAATTGTACTGTTAAATTTAGATGGAAACcgttaatattttgtttaaaaaatacctttaaacttttaagtatttcaaaaataccattaaatttaaaaaaatatatatattaaaaaatactcttactgttaatatatgaacaaaaaaatgcaaaaatacctctaaacttttaaaagtgaaATTAATACCACCCTTAAccttaaaaacaataaaataaaaatggtctTACTATTTACTTACAAGTTACACCTGGTCACCTCCCTATTCTATTTTATCTTTCTTCCCTACTCTGTTATATAGCCTAACACTTTTCTATCTTCACAATTCTCTCTCTCATTTGATTAAACGTTTAACTTTTGTTTATCTCATAAGAAAATGCCCCTTCAGTTAAAGTACAACTATTATaatcaaaaggaaaagaattatGGAAGTACCCGAACCCTTAGGacttatatgttttaaaaaagttatatgTTATTAGTTGAGTGTGCTAATagttaaatatatcatttttgtaTTTGATCATTGATTGTTTTAGTAAGTTTTAAGGAGAGATTTTGACTTtgaaattttgtgagatttcgTAAGATTTTGAATGTTCAAGGTTATTTATTGAACCGAGTAtcaattgtttgtgttcatatACCAACAATAAGGGCTTTTTTTTAGTTAAgagtatttaaaattgttttgaaagttaaagaatatttttgaaacatAATTCTAAGAATTTCCATAAAAAACCAACGATAATGGTATTTTTGAACTTAAATTTAATAGTATTTTTTACGCAAATTACAAGGTTGAGAGGCATTTTGAATAACTTTAGCCatataacaatgcaagaatggATAACTaaactattattatttaatagtAATTATTTAATACCTAACTTTCATTACAAGTCATTAAACACCTCTTTTTTAATTACTTCttaaatttctctctctcttaataaaaaaattgcaaacatAGATCGCAATAATTCAccaaatattttaatgtttCAAAATAGTCTCAATCGAACTTTCTTTATGTGTGAGATCTACTTGATGGAATTTCTTCACATATAAAAAAAGgctaaactataaaaaaaaacacttttaaatttatattttgtgtcaaaattatccttaaattttcaaaaatactcttcaacatttaaaaaaagttcaaatacaCCTTTATTGATAGTTGTGGATAGAATCGTtagtgttttgtttaaaaaataccctttaatttttatttttttttaaaaaaaatactcttaaactaaaaaaatcaataatattgttaatatatgaatacaaaattttaatattaatttaaaaaatatctttaaacttttaaaaatatttttaacataaaatagaaAGTTTTTGGAGTATtttgtataattgaatttaaaaagagaaaGGGTGGGATGAGAGTTGGGGTTTCAGTGGTTATAAATAAGAATAAGGACTTTTGCAATGAATTAATTGTGAATATGAATtcctagaaaagaaaagagtgaTTGTGAAATGTAGGTATAGTTTTTATTGATGTATCAGAAGAGAGGGACCAAGAAGTAAAGTTGGGTTGAGCTTAGTATTTGAATAAATCAAATGTAGGAAGAAGAAATActgaatgaaaagaaaaactgTAAAGGGACGTTTGGAATAAtgagttaattattatatttctaGGTTatgatagtttgtgtttggatgTAGATcattttagtttggattataatagtattCGTTTAaggtataaactattttaatttgagaagaaaatagtaaacactatagaaaataataaaaaagtgatgaatgtaaaatagtaaagagtaaataataaatattgtagcaaaatgaatttttgaaataattgaCCGTAACTAATTggagattttgaaataatatttactgtaacaagagataattattatattttgatgataatttTTGTCACGAACGTCTCGTAAAAATGTAATGATGATTATGATAGGGAAATAGTGAGTGAATATTGCATGGAAGTACGGAAACTTGGGTACAGAATAGAGGAGCTGATATCGGAGAGTTTGGGGCTGGAGAAGGAATACATAAGGGAGGCGTTGGGTGAACAAGGTCAGCACATGGCTATAAATTGTTATCCGCCCTGTCCCCAGCCGGAACTCACCTACGGACTCCCTGGCCATACGGATCCCAACGCCCTTACCATTCTCCTTCAAGACCTCCACGTCGCCGGCCTCCAAGTCCTCAAAGACGGCAACTGGCTCGCGGTCAATCCGCACCCCAATGCCTTTGTAATCAACATAGGCGACCAATTGCAGGTACCTTAAAGCTTTTCATTTTAAGTCATTTCCACAATCAATTtcaatatttcatatatatctGGATTGGACCCCTGCAGGCATTGAGCAATGGCGTGTACAAGAGCGTGTGGCACCGAGCGGTCGTCAATGTGGACAACCCCAGGCTGTCCGTCGCTTCTTTTCTCTGCCCTTGTGATGATGCCCTCATTACTCCTGCACCGCCCCTCACCCAAAATGCTCATGGACCTGCCCCCATCTACAGACCCTTCACCTACGCCGAGTACTACAATACATTTTGGAGCAGAAACTTGGATCAACAGCATTGCTTGGAACTATTTAAAAACCACCCTCCTTAATTTTATTGAACCCTTtccatccataattccacatgtTAACGCTAATTTGATCTACAAAGGATGATTCCACACACCCCcttttttaaactaaactttttGGCCCAGTCAGCCCCCATTTGGCTTTGCTCTGCCGTCTCCTTTGGGGTGATGTTGTGTCAAATCATCTCTCATTACCTACTTACATCATCAACATGGCTGTTAATGGCAtcttattaaaattgaaataaaaaattgagaaataattaaaatatcttaAATGGTAGAGAACAAATAGTCACGGGCATAAAATTTTCGTAAACTAAAATTAGCATTTTAATCTGCTTAACACTATATCATGCATCCCACAATTTATATTAAGTTAAGACGATTATTGGCAACTTCCCACTTTATTATGCATTTGATTGTCATGTATTTTATTGATTAAACGCTGTGTTAAGAACTAAGTGCAAACTTAGTTTCCAAGTTaattaaatttggttttaatttttaatatatgttaGTGGGTTAATTTAGAGTGGTGCCTTCTATATAGGAGGATAGTTTAGTGAGATTGATGGATGAGAATTTCAAGGTTAGTAATAGAGTTTTAagattgtcacaccccctctcgAGCTCACCTCGCGAACTTGAAATGAGGCGTGAAGACAATAAATACTacccttttgtgatacttaCTGCCCATCTAAACCTATTCGCTCACTAAACTTAAagccaagtaaataaataacagTCGTTTGACttcacttattttattacaaacagtataacatttatataattccCAAACTTAGCTCAACAATTCTAGACTCTTAACTATAAATATTTACAACAATAGCTTAAATCTGAAAGTGTGGCTATGGCGTGGTATACCTTGACCTTAACAGCATTTTGGAACTCTTCATCATTCGCTaactgaaaaggaaaacataaaagaaaagaatgaacttCAAGAAGTCCAATGAGTGGTAACAGCTTAATGAGTCTCTTTCAACTCATAACAATAAAAGCACGAGTCTGGggattcatttttaaatttaccaCTAGGGAAGTTAAATTTGGATGATAGTTAGCCCTACCTTTCACTACAAAACTTATTTATATACAGCATACATTACATACAGACCATTCCACAATTATTAACATACCTTAAACCTATTTATAACTTCTACACCTAAAGCTTGACTACTACCCTTCACTACCGGTGTTTGCGAGCCTTGCATATACATCCTTATCTTTTTGCATGAACtgcaaacttttttttttaaagtgaccaagttgtttaattttataacatacatttgTTCCCTTCAGGCACTGGCCCTAGTGATGCTTGCCACAAGATGAACAATAAGGTTGCACATCTACACTTGCCACTTATTCTTTGAGTTGTGTCTTACATGGCTTCCCAGACAAAACTATAGGAAAGATAGGGTCTCCTCACCCTTGGTTTTCTCTTCCTGATTTTATTCTTGAATCAGGCCTTAACTTGAAAATTCCTCCACTCATGACTCTAGGTGTAAATTTCCTATTTAACTATTCATGTGGTCTATTTGAGGAATTGCCCACACGAACATCCTTTTTTTTCGTTTACTTTATCTCTTCTTCCCAACAAACTTTTCTTCACTCTTTTAGCTATCTCTATCAGGTTTGGAAAATCTCTCCACTCTGCACTTACTATGACAGAGGTTCGAATTTCATCTTATAATCCATCCTCGAACTTTCTACACTTATCAGCTTCGTTTTCAAATAGAACAGTGGCACACCTAAATAGTTCCTTAAACTTTTCTCTATATTGTTATGAACCCTATACCACCCTCaaaattcatttcatttttcactACATAATGACTTTGGATAAAACTCTTCACAGAAAGCTTCCTCGAACTTTTCTCAACTTAAGGAAAACGTGATCAGAAATGCCATCAATTTGGAAGGAAACAGTAGGTTGcgtcagtttttttttttttttaaaaaaaaaacagagtaaTCAGGGAAACTATGGAAATTCGAAGCCATCCGAGGTAATTTGTGGACTTTAAACCTACGGGAAATTTAATCTAGGGATAGCTAAAGAGTTTTATGGAagaaatttgggtggtttcagGGTTGGATTGAAAGAAATCAGAGTTTAAAATCATAGTAAAAGTTGGCCGAAAACAGAGTAGTTATACAAAGGCCTTAAGTTGTCCCCATCGacaaattctttaatttttgagCTATTTAAGTGCTACCATGCCAAGATTGAGATCCAATTAGTATCTTACAGAGGTTATGACACTAAAAGTGAATTAAGAGGGACCTTAGGGTAAATTTGAATTACTTTAGGGGATAAAGTGCAAAATCCCTAAAATATGAAAGAATTAGGGTTTAAGGAAAAATTAAGTGGATTTAGTTATTCCTAAGAGATAATTAAGAATCATTTGAGTTTATGTTTGATTTAGGAAATAATTAAGACCTCGTAACCCTAATTATAGGTTAAATCAATGTTGGAAAAGTCAGGAATTACCAAAGAGAAGCAGGATATACAGTGAGTGGTTTACCTTCAATGTTTTAAATTGTAATtctattgggaatgtcctaaactcgcagttcgtaaatgttgttaatatattgtatttatcaataaaaatgttattaagtcttttattcaataaattactattgatattgcatccttttatgaaaattcaataaatgaatccatggctataacatgaatactttaactttatgtgacgACATAAAAATGGATAAGTTTTAATAtgtaaccaaaatggtctataagtatacggatgagattgggtacctcatcctgatgacactattggatgcggcccaatttgtatactgatacaaatgatgtgatccaaaaatcattcatgtagagacatgtgagtggagacatcctatatacaatgagtttgcagaAGACcgaacctcgaaatagtcacttttctttataataatcGCTTATTGTTTaaactgactatctcaaactcaacGACCTAGGATGactcaatctcaatcctgagttaactatgaactcttgtttattcgggattatcctttgatatgcataggggagagtagtccaacaacactgctcaataagcctcccattttagggataagactggatagatagctagggacatagctttgtaatatggaattcactcctacccgatttagggttagcaaataggttgttttcttaagcACTGATGtcttgtcttgaacaacgggaCCCTACCCTCTCATGAAAGAGAAGgtcatgatttataagttggactataaatcaattgttcaatggaggatcaatgggagcttaaggagcaagatgtatttacaggggtaaaacggtaatctttgacccaaTTGAAAatatgaacgacctgtgaaggattgacttatcaattatggttaaaatggacagaaatatatctacagtgaggagaatgcaactattaagttatagtggaatgtcttggtagttaacaaatagtgattaattcggtaATTAATTACAAGTCGTTGGAGCtaatgatttgtaggtccataaagtctctctactagctcgtaatttggattagtaaattaagtaatcttgatgagattttaaattagggtttagaatttgaaatgctcaaattcaattagggtttctattaattgtattcgatacaattgaaatatttaattttattgaaaataaacgaaattggagaatcaattaatgtttaaattatgatttaaatattagtaatatgaaattaaattcattatagtgaaattggtgttttattatcaaaattaattaaaaggtgtaattaattagttttatttaaaaattaattactcGAATCaactttttataaaactaataaaaacaaataaattggtttatttggaaattatttttagaaatcattttttaaaacaaaatttgaaataaaaaatatatttgaaaattcaaagtggatttttccaaaagttggaaatctccactatggTGCAAAACACCGTATTCATCCTATTCCACTTAATCCATGAAGAAGAAGCTGACCTTCATGAAAGTTTTAAATTTGCTTGatgaaagctttataaattaaaatgtgGGGCTGAATAATGAGAT
This window contains:
- the LOC120084163 gene encoding protein DOWNY MILDEW RESISTANCE 6, translating into MDIQLLCSWERHEKLPEKYERPESDRPRLWEVCDWDNVPIIDMGCEERGRIVKEVGEACKSYGFFQVINHGVSKELVEKMIGVGKHFFELPLEEKLKFYSDDPSKTVRLSTSFNVRKEQFHNWRDYLRLHCYPLSNYSPHWPSNPPSFREIVSEYCMEVRKLGYRIEELISESLGLEKEYIREALGEQGQHMAINCYPPCPQPELTYGLPGHTDPNALTILLQDLHVAGLQVLKDGNWLAVNPHPNAFVINIGDQLQALSNGVYKSVWHRAVVNVDNPRLSVASFLCPCDDALITPAPPLTQNAHGPAPIYRPFTYAEYYNTFWSRNLDQQHCLELFKNHPP